From the genome of Constrictibacter sp. MBR-5:
CGTGTGTCGACCTCGCCCGCCTTGTGATCGTAGTCGAGCACCGGATCGATGACCGCCGCCTCCCGCGTTTCGGGGTCGGCGACGAGATAGCTCACCGTGTTGGTGGGCTCGTCGAAGAAGGCGCGGATCTCTGGACGGGACGCGGGACCGGACTGAACCGACATCGATCGTCTCCTGTGCTCGAAGCTTGACGATTACATTAGGCGAACCTAATTTAGTGAAATCTAATTTATAGGAAGGTGATGCGCAAGATCGCACACGATCTCTCGCCGGCCGAATTCGCTGCCAAAGCGTCGCAGGTGGCGGGCGTCCTGAAGGCGCTGGCCAACCCGCACCGCTTGGCCATCCTCTGCCATCTGGCCGAGGTGGGCGAGTCGACGGTCGGTGCGTTGACGGAGGCGATCGGGCTCAGCCAGTCCGCCCTCTCCCAGCATCTCGCCCGCATGCGCCAGGAGGACGTGGTCGCTTTCCGGCGCGAATCGCAGACCCTCTGGTATCGCATCGGCGACCCGCGCATCGCCGACCTCATGGCGGAACTCTATCGCCTCTACTGCACCCCCTCCTCCCGTCCCGCATCCGAAACGGAAGTATCGAAGCCATGCAGCCGGTGACACCCGCCCAGGCGAACGCCCTGATGCAGAAGGGCGCCTTGTTGATCGACGTTCGCGAGCCCGACGAACATGCACGCGAGCACATTCCGGGCTCGCACCTCGCACCGCTATCGCGGATCGACTCTCAGGCGCTGCCGTCCGGCGCGCCGCTCGTCTTCCTCTGCCGCTCCGGAGCGCGCACCGCCGCCAGTGCCGGTCGCCTGGCGGCGGCGGCGGGTGGCGAGGCCTATCTCCTCGAGGGTGGCCTCGAGGCCTGGAAGCGCGCCGGCCTCCCCATTGAGGTCGACACGCGCCGGCCGCTCGAACTGATGCGGCAGGTGCAGATCGCGGCCGGATCGCTCGCGCTGACGGGAGCCATTCTCGGCTTCGCCGTGGATCCCCTTTTCCACCTCCTGTCCGGATTCGTCGGGGCTGGCCTGATCTTTGCGGGGGTCACGGGGTGGTGCGGCATGGCACGCCTCCTGATGCTCGCCCCCTGGAACCGCTCCGCGGCTGCGTGAGACTTCATGGACCATCTTGCTGTGGACGCCCTGACCGGGGCGTCCGGGTCGCTCGTCGGCCTCGTACTCGGCCTGGTCGGCGGCGGCGGGTCGATCCTCGCGGTGCCGCTGCTCGTCTATGTCGTGGGGATCAAGTCCGCCCACGTCGCGATCGGGACGAGCGCCATCGCCGTCGCGGTCAGCGCCCTCGCCAACCTGCTGATGCACGCACGCGCCGGGAACGTGAAGTGGCGCTGCGCCCTGGTCTTCACCGTCGCCGGGGCGCTCGGTGCCGTCGGCGGCTCCATGATCGCCAAGATGATCGACGGACAGAAGCTGCTGGTCCTGTTCGGTGTCCTGATGCTCGTCGTCGGCATCATGATGCTGCGGCGCGGAGCGGGTGACGGCGATCCGGCCGTGACGCTCTGCCGCGAGAATGCGCGCAGGCTCCTGCCGCGCCTCACCGCCGGCGGCTTCGGCGTCGGCAGCCTGTCCGGCTTCTTCGGGATCGGCGGCGGGTTCCTGATCGTGCCGGGCCTGATGCTGTCGACGGGCATGCCCATCGGCTACGCGATCGGCTCGTCCCTGGTCAGCGTCACCGGCTTCGGTGCGACCACAGCGTCGAGCTACGCAGTCTCCGGGCTGATCGACTGGCGGGTCGCGGCTCTGTTCGTGTCGGGCGGCATCCTGGGCGGTCTCGCCGGAACGACGCTCGGCCGCCGCCTCGCCCGGCAGAAGCGCACCCTCGGCTTCATCTTCGCCGGCGTCGTGATCATCGTGGGCGTCTACGTGGTGGCACGCGCGCTGCCGCCGCTGCTGGCCGCCTGACGAAGGCGGCCGCGGCGGCGGCGCCCCCGCCTCAGAGGACTTCGAGCATCTCCGCCACCAGCGGGTGCCGGACCACGTCCTGCTTCGCCAGGCGGACGACGTCGATGCCGGGCATCGCCTCCAGCCGGCCCGCGATCTCGCCGAGGCCGGACAGTTCCGGCAGCAGGTCGGACTGGTCCGGGTCCCCCGTGATCACCATGGTCGAGTGCCAGCCCAGTCGGGTCAGCAGCATCTTGATCTGGCCGTAGGTGCAGTTCTGCGCCTCGTCGATCACGATGAAGCAGTTGTTGAGCGTCCGGCCGCGCATATAGGCGATCGGCGCGATCTCGATCGACCCGTCTGCCATGAGGGTCTTGAGGCGCTTGCCGCCCAGCCTGTCGCCCAGCGCGTCGTAGAGCGGCCGCAGATAGGGATGCAGCTTCTCCTCCATCGTGCCCGGCAGATAGCCGAGACTCTCGCCCGCCTCCACCGCCGGGCGCGACAGGACGATGCGCGCAACCTCGCCCGCCTCGAACGCTTCGACCGCGGCGGCGACCGCGAGGTAGGTCTTGCCGGTTCCCGCCGGTCCGAGCGCCAGCGTCAGATGGCTGCGCGCCATCGCCTCCATCAGGCGTTTCTGGCCGATGCTCTGCGGCCGGACATGGCGCACGAAGCTCTGGTCACGCTGGGCGTCG
Proteins encoded in this window:
- a CDS encoding metalloregulator ArsR/SmtB family transcription factor, whose amino-acid sequence is MRKIAHDLSPAEFAAKASQVAGVLKALANPHRLAILCHLAEVGESTVGALTEAIGLSQSALSQHLARMRQEDVVAFRRESQTLWYRIGDPRIADLMAELYRLYCTPSSRPASETEVSKPCSR
- a CDS encoding rhodanese family protein: MQPVTPAQANALMQKGALLIDVREPDEHAREHIPGSHLAPLSRIDSQALPSGAPLVFLCRSGARTAASAGRLAAAAGGEAYLLEGGLEAWKRAGLPIEVDTRRPLELMRQVQIAAGSLALTGAILGFAVDPLFHLLSGFVGAGLIFAGVTGWCGMARLLMLAPWNRSAAA
- a CDS encoding sulfite exporter TauE/SafE family protein, with translation MDHLAVDALTGASGSLVGLVLGLVGGGGSILAVPLLVYVVGIKSAHVAIGTSAIAVAVSALANLLMHARAGNVKWRCALVFTVAGALGAVGGSMIAKMIDGQKLLVLFGVLMLVVGIMMLRRGAGDGDPAVTLCRENARRLLPRLTAGGFGVGSLSGFFGIGGGFLIVPGLMLSTGMPIGYAIGSSLVSVTGFGATTASSYAVSGLIDWRVAALFVSGGILGGLAGTTLGRRLARQKRTLGFIFAGVVIIVGVYVVARALPPLLAA
- a CDS encoding PhoH family protein, coding for MAKRSSRAGAAVRLDDHRNQLTPIEGGLWNPIDAQRDQSFVRHVRPQSIGQKRLMEAMARSHLTLALGPAGTGKTYLAVAAAVEAFEAGEVARIVLSRPAVEAGESLGYLPGTMEEKLHPYLRPLYDALGDRLGGKRLKTLMADGSIEIAPIAYMRGRTLNNCFIVIDEAQNCTYGQIKMLLTRLGWHSTMVITGDPDQSDLLPELSGLGEIAGRLEAMPGIDVVRLAKQDVVRHPLVAEMLEVL